In the Hordeum vulgare subsp. vulgare chromosome 7H, MorexV3_pseudomolecules_assembly, whole genome shotgun sequence genome, one interval contains:
- the LOC123407559 gene encoding BTB/POZ domain-containing protein At1g21780, whose protein sequence is MSGGGSPSGPDSRVETISRLAQWRIDTFGPCSYRRSDPFKLGIWNWYLSVEKSRSVYVRLFPEPGRLAKEQPPLARFVLRVSWVGPPRRSSVSPVFEQLLRSSDDFVWQVDVMSHGRFTIDVEFLDLKIATNNGTESSSSIWPNEGMVQSVASKSTLGCLSRMLTESIHADVTINTTDGVLKAHKSVLAACSPVFESMFVHDLKEKSSSTIDIGDMCVESCSALLGFVYGTIRQEQFWKHRLALLAAANKYGLGEVKACCEESLLEDISSGNVLERLHVAWLYQLERLKKGCLAYLFVFGKIYDVRDEIGGFFHHADRELTLEMFQEVLSVWKPI, encoded by the exons ATGAGCGGCGGCGGCAGCCCGAGCGGGCCGGACTCCCGCGTGGAGACCATCTCCCGCCTCGCCCAGTGGCGCATCGACACCTTCGGCCCCTGCTCCTACCGCCGCTCCgaccctttcaagctaggcatctgGAACTG GTACCTGTCCGTGGAGAAGAGCAGGTCGGTGTACGTGCGGCTCTTCCCGGAGCCCGGCCGGCTGGCCAAGGAGCAGCCGCCGCTCGCCCGCTTCGTGCTCCGCGTCTCCTGGGTTGGCCCACCGCGCCGCTCCAGCGTCTCCCCAG TTTTCGAGCAGCTTCTCCGAAGCAGCGATGACTTTGTGTGGCAAGTTGATGTGATGTCTCATGGGCGTTTTACGATTGACGTTGAGTTCTTGGACCTGAAGATAGCCACGAACAAT GGCACTGAATCATCATCGTCGATCTGGCCGAACGAAGGCATGGTGCAGAGCGTGGCCAGCAAGAGCACGCTGGGCTGCCTCTCGCGCATGCTCACGGAGTCCATCCACGCAGACGTGACCATCAACACGACGGACGGTGTGCTGAAGGCGCACAAGTCGGTGCTGGCAGCATGCTCCCCCGTGTTCGAGAGCATGTTCGTCCACGACCTCAAGGAGAAGTCGTCGTCGACGATCGACATCGGGGACATGTGCGTGGAGTCGTGCTCGGCCCTGCTGGGGTTCGTGTACGGGACGATCCGGCAGGAGCAGTTCTGGAAGCACCGTCTGGCGCTGCTGGCGGCGGCCAACAAGTACGGGCTGGGCGAGGTGAAGGCGTGCTGCGAGGAGAGCCTGCTGGAGGACATCAGCTCGGGCAACGTGCTGGAGCGGCTCCACGTCGCGTGGCTGTACCAGCTGGAGCGGCTCAAGAAGGGGTGCCTGGCGTACCTGTTCGTGTTCGGCAAGATCTACGACGTCCGGGACGAGATCGGCGGCTTCTTCCACCACGCCGACCGCGAGCTGACGCTGGAGATGTTCCAGGAGGTGCTCAGCGTGTGGAAGCCCATCTGA
- the LOC123407558 gene encoding PI-PLC X domain-containing protein At5g67130-like encodes MAAAGLRPLAVALLLLIVFVASAVDARVGDECSAGAGCGSGLHCAACGDGGAGVCARAAPVDPLTHGTGLPFNNYSWLTTHNSFALAGAVSATGAAIITPTNQEDSVTAQLKNGIRGLMLDTYDFNNDVWLCHSFGGKCYNFTAFQPAINVFKEIQTFLEANPSEVITVFLEDYTVAGSLPKVFNASGLMKYWFPVAKMPKTGGNWPLLKDMVSQNERLLVFTSKKAKEAGEGIAFEWNYVVESQYGNEGMVEGKCPNRAESPAMDSKSQSLVLMNFFTTDPNPTGVCGNNSAPLVSMLKTCHDLSGNRWPNYIAVDYYMRSNGGGAPLVSDVANGHLVCGCDNIAYCKANSTFGTCVIPPPPPPSPPRAPAKGASPGGDPNAAVARLPAFQWSCLLGLMSLALLFLS; translated from the exons atggccgccgccggcCTCCGCCCGCTCGCcgtcgccctcctcctcctcatcgtgtTCGTCGCCTCCGCCGTCGACGCCAGGGTGGGCGACGAGTGCTCCGCCGGCGCGGGCTGCGGCTCGGGGCTGCACTGCGCCGCCTGCGGCGACGGCGGGGCCGGCGTCTGCGCGCGCGCCGCCCCCGTCGACCCCCTCACGCAC GGCACCGGCCTCCCCTTCAACAACTACTCCTGGCTCACCACGCACAACTCCTTCGCCCTCGCCGGCGCCGTCTCCGCCACCGGCGCCGCCATCATCACCCCCaccaaccaggaggactccgtcaCCGCGCAGCTCAAG AATGGTATCAGGGGCTTGATGCTTGACACTTATGATTTCAATAATGATGTCTGGCTGTGCCACTCATTTGGGGGGAAATGCTACAACTTTACGGCATTT CAACCTGCCATCAATGTCTTCAAAGAAATCCAGACGTTCCTTGAAGCAAACCCTTCAGAAGTAATCACAGTTTTCCTGGAAGACTACACCGTTGCAGGTTCCCTGCCAAAAGTATTCAATGCTTCTGGCCTCATGAAGTATTGGTTCCCGGTGGCAAAAATGCCCAAGACCGGTGGCAACTGGCCTTTGCTCAAGGACATGGTCAGCCAGAATGAGCGTCTGCTCGTCTTCACATCAAAGAAAGCAAAAGAAGCAGGCGAGGGGATTGCATTCGAGTGGAACTACGTCGTAGAAAGCCAAT ATGGCAATGAAGGTATGGTGGAGGGCAAGTGCCCGAATCGCGCGGAGTCCCCTGCCATGGATTCCAAGAGCCAGTCGCTTGTTCTGATGAACTTCTTCACGACGGACCCAAATCCAACTGGGGTTTGCGGGAACAATTCAGCACCACTTGTTAGCATGCTGAAGACCTGCCATGATCTGTCGGGCAATCGGTGGCCCAACTACATCGCCGTTGATTACTACATG AGGAGCAACGGAGGAGGCGCTCCCTTGGTTTCCGATGTGGCTAATGGCCATCTAGTATGTGGCTGTGACAACATTGCTTACTGCAAG GCCAACTCGACATTCGGGACCTGCGTGATACCTCCACCCCCACCGCCGTCACCGCCTAGGGCGCCTGCCAAGGGTGCGAGCCCAGGCGGCGATCCCAATGCGGCGGTGGCTCGCCTTCCGGCCTTCCAGTGGAGCTGCCTCCTGGGACTGATGTCCCTGGCTCTGCTCTTCCTCTCGTAA